In the Scomber japonicus isolate fScoJap1 chromosome 18, fScoJap1.pri, whole genome shotgun sequence genome, one interval contains:
- the LOC128378598 gene encoding ceramide synthase-like has protein sequence MLALMAAGSVFFPGLFLLSKRSLTHTMGWTEGDAATVSARLVSSVQAVMASSAGCIIASSCSDIIEDKHWLTDAYILFATPYFAYDVYAMFLCYWHKLRVKGHEDDAAVRSQGAAVAGYLRRELLMVLHHVFMVAFCFPASLMWRQGKGDYFQGLLFLAELSTPSVCLGKVLIQYKQQHTILHKVNGAVMLLTFFSCRVLLFPYLYFAYSRYASIPLYTVPLVAPWQCNLGAALLWPLQLYWFALICRGALRLSTGSPSSTLPTSSCTHHHDHHHHHHHHEADEG, from the exons ATGTTGGCCCTCATGGCCGCCGGCTCCGTCTTCTTCCCAGGACTCTTCCTGCTGTCCAAacgctcactcacacacacgatGGGATGGACGGAGGGAGACGCTGCCACTGTGTCTGCacg gtTGGTGTCGTCCGTTCAGGCCGTCATGGCGTCATCAGCCGGTTGCATCATCGCTTCGTCCTGCAGTGACATCATCGAGGACAA acactgGCTGACTGACGCCTACATCCTGTTCGCTACGCCGTACTTCGCCTACGACGTGTACGCCATGTTCCTGTGCTACTGGCACAAGCTGCGGGTCAAAGGTCACGAGGATGACGCTGCCGTGAGGTCACAGGGCGCCGCCGTGGCCGGGTACCTGCGCAGGGAGCTGCTCATGGTGCTGCATCACGTCTTCATGGTGGCCTTCTGCTTCCCCGCATCGCTG atgtgGCGGCAGGGTAAAGGTGATTACTTCCAGGGCCTTTTGTTTCTGGCTGAGCTCAGCACACCGTCCGTCTGTCTGGGGAAAGTCCTGATCCAg tacAAGCAGCAGCATACTATCCTGCATAAAGTGAATGGAGCAGTGATGCTGCTGACCTTCTTCAGCTGTCGTGTGCTGCTCTTCCCGTACCTGTACTTCGCCTACAGCAG GTACGCCTCCATCCCGCTGTACACGGTGCCTCTGGTGGCTCCGTGGCAGTGTAACCTGGGGGCCGCTCTGCTGTGGCCCCTGCAGCTCTACTGGTTCGCTCTCATCTGCAGGGGGGCCCTCAGGCTGTCGACAGGAAGTCCGAGCTCCACGCTGCCGACTAGCAGCTGCACGCATCATCacgatcatcatcatcatcatcatcatcacgaGGCGGATGAAGGATGA